The Candidatus Koribacter versatilis Ellin345 genome has a segment encoding these proteins:
- a CDS encoding vWA domain-containing protein, with the protein MKYIKYKKYVPNLAEEISMEDLMKALSDYLLQSGFENPYSDFYDVGDEQSMERLKQAIAQALMNSDLFDEEMKEQLKQAQAEGAFDELLEKLMNRMEQENYITVDQPFDQSRQSSVGGQVGDAQEQGEAKFEVTEKGLDFLGYRTLRDLLGSLGKSSFGRHDTRDLATGVEASGSSKQYEFGDTLNLDITATLSNAMQREGLQLPIEIEYSDLQVHQCEYQSSCATVLMLDCSHSMILYGEDRFTPAKKVAMALSQLIRTQYPGDSLSLVLFHDSAEELPISQLARVKVGPYYTNTREGLRMAQRILQRQRKDMKQIIMITDGKPSALTLEDGRIYKNAFGLDPLVVSQTLEEVSKCKRAGVMINTFMLASDYGLVQFVQKVTQMCRGKAYFTTPYTLGQYLLMDYMSRKTKTVH; encoded by the coding sequence ATGAAGTACATCAAGTACAAAAAGTACGTTCCTAATCTGGCGGAAGAGATCTCGATGGAAGATCTCATGAAGGCACTGTCGGATTACCTGCTACAGAGCGGGTTCGAGAATCCGTATTCGGATTTCTACGATGTGGGCGACGAGCAGTCGATGGAGCGGTTGAAACAGGCGATTGCGCAGGCTCTGATGAACAGCGACCTCTTCGACGAAGAGATGAAGGAACAGCTGAAGCAGGCGCAGGCCGAAGGCGCTTTCGACGAGCTGTTGGAAAAGCTGATGAACCGGATGGAGCAGGAGAACTACATCACGGTGGATCAGCCATTCGATCAATCGCGGCAGTCGAGCGTGGGTGGGCAGGTTGGCGATGCGCAGGAGCAGGGCGAAGCAAAGTTCGAAGTCACCGAAAAAGGGCTGGATTTCCTTGGCTATCGAACGCTACGCGACCTGCTGGGATCTCTGGGGAAGTCGAGCTTTGGACGGCATGACACGCGCGATCTGGCGACCGGAGTAGAAGCGAGTGGGTCATCGAAGCAGTATGAGTTTGGCGACACGCTGAATTTGGACATCACGGCGACGCTGTCGAACGCAATGCAGCGCGAAGGATTGCAGCTGCCGATTGAGATTGAGTACAGCGATTTGCAGGTGCACCAGTGCGAGTATCAGTCGTCTTGCGCGACGGTGCTGATGCTCGATTGCTCGCACTCGATGATCCTGTACGGCGAAGATCGTTTTACTCCGGCGAAGAAAGTGGCGATGGCGCTGTCGCAACTGATTCGGACGCAGTATCCCGGCGATAGCTTGTCGTTGGTGCTGTTTCACGATTCCGCAGAGGAGTTGCCGATCTCGCAGTTAGCGCGGGTGAAGGTGGGACCTTACTACACGAATACGCGCGAAGGGCTGCGGATGGCGCAGCGCATCCTGCAACGCCAGCGCAAGGACATGAAGCAGATCATCATGATCACCGATGGGAAGCCCTCGGCGCTGACGCTGGAAGATGGACGCATCTACAAAAATGCCTTTGGGCTGGATCCGCTGGTGGTAAGCCAGACGCTGGAAGAAGTCTCGAAGTGCAAGCGCGCGGGAGTGATGATTAATACCTTCATGCTGGCGAGCGATTATGGGCTGGTGCAGTTCGTGCAGAAGGTGACGCAGATGTGCCGCGGGAAGGCGTACTTCACCACGCCTTACACGTTGGGACAGTATCTGCTGATGGATTACATGTCGCGGAAGACGAAGACGGTGCATTGA
- a CDS encoding CDGSH iron-sulfur domain-containing protein, with protein MADVKITVKRNGPYRVECPEGAVSLVDADGNSYDLTGKTGFSLCRCGGSTNKPFCDGTHSKIGFQGAEAAVKQAEGNEQLPPKTTL; from the coding sequence ATGGCTGACGTGAAAATCACCGTAAAGCGAAATGGTCCGTACCGCGTAGAGTGCCCCGAGGGCGCCGTCTCACTCGTGGATGCCGACGGCAACTCCTACGACCTGACAGGGAAGACAGGGTTCTCGCTCTGTCGCTGCGGCGGCAGCACCAACAAGCCCTTCTGCGATGGAACCCATTCAAAGATCGGCTTCCAGGGCGCCGAAGCCGCGGTCAAGCAAGCCGAAGGCAATGAGCAGTTGCCACCGAAAACCACGCTTTAG
- a CDS encoding amylo-alpha-1,6-glucosidase: MSLLIDEKELVPIPSPHLEPRIAFQSLEPRKVNNLTLIDGKTFLSTIVAGDIAPAGAPDVGFFHQDTRFLSHLEFRIDGHRAVVLSSSTERTFSSQIELTTGNITLRDSFDLPENTVHIRREQVLGSDVFFDCFTFENFNQTPVEFTVELLYDADFVDVFQVRGVARAVQGQHFQPVLTESSICFYYRGRDSVMRKTLVEMSPKPDEIEARVGRWHLKLEPLKRIQIEARVTPASNRVPSRNAAINMERTLEQRRHAFNEWERRSTHFKTNNEVFDAALNTGIGDFHALQVPNGNEHIIAAGIPWFATIFGRDSIIAAYQSLCLNPQLAVDTLRVLARYQGTRDSAWQDEEPGKILHEYREGEMTLCGEMPFGPYYGSVDATPLFLILLSEAYNWTADDQLVRDLLPAAMRALEWLDRYGDRDGDGFVEYQRRSPKGLINQGWKDSWDANMHRDGKVAETPIALCEVQGYVYEAKYRMSSLLRTFGDTGTADRLRREATELAKRFDKAFWMPDEGFYAMALDAEKKPLRVISSNPGHLLFTRMLSRERARMVTQRFMQDDLYSGWGWRTLAMSERIFNPLSYHRGSVWPHDNSLIAHGMALNEYREPALQVLTSLYQAALEFRDYRLPELFCGVQRRINDEPVHYPVSCSPQAWASGAMFLILTSVLGIRPSAQRKELNIVNPELPDWLDHLHVRNLRIGNSRVGLDFTRGGTRTFCNVVDVEGDKLLVNVAFKR, encoded by the coding sequence ATGAGCTTGTTGATAGATGAGAAAGAGCTAGTCCCGATACCTTCGCCGCACCTTGAGCCGAGGATCGCTTTCCAGTCGCTCGAACCGCGGAAGGTCAACAACCTCACCCTCATTGATGGGAAGACCTTCCTGTCTACAATCGTCGCCGGCGATATAGCTCCCGCCGGCGCGCCCGACGTCGGCTTCTTTCACCAGGACACCCGCTTCCTCTCCCACCTTGAGTTCCGTATCGACGGCCATCGCGCCGTCGTGCTCTCCTCGAGCACGGAACGAACGTTCTCGTCGCAAATCGAGCTCACCACCGGAAACATCACGCTGCGTGATTCCTTCGACTTGCCAGAAAACACCGTCCACATCCGCAGAGAACAGGTCCTCGGTTCCGATGTCTTCTTCGATTGCTTTACGTTTGAGAACTTCAATCAAACGCCGGTGGAGTTCACAGTCGAACTGCTCTACGACGCCGACTTTGTGGACGTCTTTCAGGTACGCGGCGTAGCGCGCGCTGTTCAGGGCCAGCATTTCCAGCCGGTCCTGACCGAGTCCTCCATCTGCTTCTACTACCGCGGCCGCGACAGCGTAATGCGCAAGACGCTCGTGGAAATGAGTCCAAAGCCCGACGAGATCGAGGCCCGCGTCGGCCGCTGGCATTTGAAGCTTGAACCGCTCAAGCGCATTCAGATCGAGGCCCGTGTTACACCAGCCTCCAACCGCGTTCCCTCGCGCAACGCCGCTATCAATATGGAGCGCACCCTAGAGCAGCGTCGCCACGCATTCAACGAGTGGGAACGCCGCAGCACGCATTTCAAGACCAACAACGAAGTCTTCGACGCGGCCCTGAACACCGGCATCGGCGATTTCCACGCTCTCCAGGTACCGAATGGCAACGAACACATCATCGCTGCCGGTATTCCGTGGTTCGCTACGATTTTCGGTCGCGATTCCATCATCGCCGCCTATCAATCTCTCTGTCTCAATCCGCAACTCGCGGTAGATACCCTTCGTGTTCTCGCCCGCTACCAGGGCACGCGCGACAGTGCATGGCAGGACGAAGAGCCAGGCAAAATCCTGCACGAATACCGCGAAGGCGAGATGACCCTCTGCGGCGAGATGCCCTTCGGCCCCTACTACGGCTCGGTGGACGCCACTCCGCTCTTCCTCATTCTCCTCAGCGAGGCTTACAACTGGACTGCCGACGATCAACTCGTGCGCGATCTCCTACCCGCAGCGATGCGCGCGCTGGAGTGGCTCGACCGCTATGGCGATCGCGATGGTGACGGCTTCGTTGAATACCAGCGCCGCTCGCCGAAAGGTCTGATCAACCAAGGCTGGAAAGATTCGTGGGACGCCAACATGCACCGCGACGGCAAGGTTGCCGAAACGCCGATCGCGCTCTGCGAAGTGCAGGGCTACGTCTACGAAGCGAAGTACCGCATGTCGTCGTTGCTGCGCACCTTTGGCGACACCGGTACCGCTGACCGCCTCCGCCGCGAAGCCACCGAGTTGGCCAAGCGCTTCGACAAGGCTTTCTGGATGCCCGACGAAGGCTTCTACGCCATGGCCCTCGACGCCGAGAAAAAGCCGCTACGCGTCATCTCTTCCAATCCCGGCCACCTGCTCTTCACACGCATGCTCAGCCGAGAGCGCGCCCGCATGGTCACGCAGCGCTTCATGCAAGACGACCTGTATAGCGGCTGGGGCTGGCGAACGCTCGCAATGTCGGAGCGGATCTTCAACCCGCTGAGCTACCATCGCGGCTCCGTCTGGCCGCACGACAATTCGCTCATTGCCCACGGCATGGCTCTCAATGAGTATCGCGAGCCGGCGCTTCAGGTCCTAACTAGCCTCTATCAGGCGGCTCTTGAGTTTCGCGACTACCGTCTGCCCGAACTCTTCTGCGGCGTGCAGCGCCGTATCAACGACGAGCCCGTGCACTACCCGGTCTCCTGTTCGCCCCAGGCTTGGGCGTCGGGCGCCATGTTCCTCATCCTGACCTCGGTCCTCGGCATCCGCCCCAGCGCGCAACGCAAAGAGTTGAACATCGTCAATCCCGAACTGCCGGACTGGCTCGATCACCTCCACGTTCGCAATCTCCGCATCGGTAACAGCCGCGTCGGGCTCGATTTCACGCGCGGTGGCACACGGACCTTCTGCAATGTGGTAGATGTAGAAGGCGACAAGCTACTGGTCAACGTGGCATTCAAACGCTAG
- a CDS encoding glycosyltransferase family 4 protein produces MRVALVAPPFIPVPPRKYGGTELFVAQLAEGLKKQGIDVVVYANGESTVDTEVRSLYAKSQWPIEGEVFANLTDINHSAWAIRDASKACDIIHVNSAPALAMSRLVDVPMVYTMHHVHDEHLAKFYAYYPEVEFVTISDFQRQRESMARMRTIHHGLDTNLYTWKDGRREHLSFLGRIAPMKGTHLAIEVAKRAGIPLKIAGEIQPCYRGYWESQVKPHVDGKFIEYVGEADLPAKNELLKNSIAMLFPIQWHEPFGLVMIEAMACGAPVLALSGGAVEEVVSHGVGGFICKDVEDMAARAKDANKFDPARVREYVEREFSLEKMVSRYAELFRDVVESRALAAPEAEDIEPLTQLSGGNTIAA; encoded by the coding sequence ATGCGAGTTGCCTTAGTCGCACCGCCTTTCATACCAGTCCCTCCTCGCAAGTATGGCGGCACCGAACTTTTCGTTGCGCAGTTAGCCGAGGGACTCAAGAAGCAAGGGATCGATGTAGTGGTGTATGCCAACGGGGAATCCACCGTTGACACGGAAGTGCGATCGCTCTACGCGAAATCGCAGTGGCCTATCGAAGGCGAAGTGTTTGCCAATCTCACGGACATCAACCACAGCGCGTGGGCGATTCGTGATGCCTCCAAAGCCTGCGACATCATTCACGTGAACAGTGCTCCCGCGCTCGCCATGTCACGCCTCGTCGACGTGCCCATGGTCTACACCATGCACCACGTCCACGACGAACATCTCGCCAAGTTCTACGCCTACTATCCGGAGGTTGAGTTCGTTACCATCAGCGACTTCCAGCGTCAACGCGAGTCCATGGCGAGAATGCGCACCATCCACCATGGCCTCGACACCAATCTCTACACCTGGAAGGATGGCAGGCGCGAACACCTGAGCTTCCTCGGACGAATCGCCCCCATGAAAGGCACCCACCTCGCAATCGAGGTCGCGAAGCGTGCCGGAATCCCCTTAAAGATCGCCGGTGAAATCCAGCCCTGCTACCGCGGCTACTGGGAATCGCAGGTCAAACCGCACGTCGATGGCAAGTTCATCGAATACGTCGGCGAGGCCGACCTGCCGGCAAAGAACGAGCTCCTCAAGAACTCCATCGCCATGCTCTTCCCAATTCAGTGGCATGAACCTTTCGGCCTCGTAATGATCGAAGCTATGGCTTGCGGAGCACCCGTACTCGCGCTGTCGGGCGGTGCGGTAGAAGAGGTTGTCTCGCACGGCGTCGGCGGCTTCATCTGCAAAGACGTGGAAGATATGGCTGCGCGCGCCAAAGACGCCAATAAGTTCGATCCCGCCCGCGTTCGCGAATACGTAGAACGTGAGTTCTCGCTGGAAAAAATGGTTTCGCGTTACGCCGAGTTGTTCCGCGATGTCGTCGAGTCGCGCGCCCTCGCCGCACCCGAGGCCGAAGACATTGAACCGTTGACGCAATTGTCAGGAGGGAACACTATCGCAGCATGA
- a CDS encoding CgeB family protein translates to MKIVIFGLSITSSWGNGHATTFRALCQALRERGHRIVFFEKNVEWYASNRDLPEPQFCTVRLYEDWDAILPTVRAELRSADVAMLGSYFPDGIAAAEEIFDSPVRAKTYYDIDTPITVAALRERDATDYLQKAQVPGFDIYFSFTGGPMLRELESRFGAQRAYPLYCSFDPDEYRRFGVNQRFACDLSYMGTYAPDRQPKIEELLCKPATMLLRRKFIVAGPQYPKTITWPANVKRIFHLNPRWHARFYSSSRFTLNVTRRDMVQAGYSPSVRLFEAAACGAAIISDNWPGLDSFFTPGREILLPADHRDVLHFITDLSEEEIERIGLAAQERVLAEHTSQRRAQQFEDQIMKVLAVHRSPAVASECEPLAKAP, encoded by the coding sequence ATGAAGATCGTCATCTTCGGGCTCTCCATTACTTCATCCTGGGGAAACGGGCACGCAACCACGTTTCGCGCGCTCTGCCAGGCTTTGCGCGAACGCGGGCATCGCATTGTCTTCTTCGAGAAGAACGTAGAGTGGTACGCCTCGAATCGCGATCTTCCCGAGCCGCAATTCTGCACCGTTCGTCTGTATGAAGACTGGGACGCCATTCTCCCAACCGTTCGCGCTGAGTTGCGCAGTGCGGATGTCGCCATGCTGGGCTCGTACTTTCCCGATGGCATCGCCGCCGCCGAAGAGATCTTCGACTCGCCCGTCCGCGCCAAGACCTACTACGACATCGACACCCCGATCACGGTCGCAGCCCTCCGCGAGCGCGACGCCACTGACTATCTGCAGAAAGCGCAGGTTCCCGGGTTCGACATCTACTTCAGCTTCACCGGCGGCCCCATGCTGCGTGAGTTGGAATCCCGCTTCGGCGCACAACGTGCTTACCCGCTCTACTGCTCCTTCGATCCCGACGAATACCGGCGCTTCGGCGTCAACCAGCGGTTCGCGTGCGATCTCAGCTACATGGGTACGTATGCGCCCGACCGGCAGCCGAAGATCGAAGAGCTACTCTGCAAACCGGCAACCATGCTGCTTCGACGCAAGTTCATCGTCGCTGGCCCACAGTACCCCAAGACCATCACCTGGCCGGCAAATGTGAAGCGAATATTCCATCTCAACCCGCGCTGGCACGCACGCTTCTATTCGTCGTCGCGTTTCACCCTCAACGTCACCCGTCGCGACATGGTGCAGGCGGGCTACTCTCCCTCTGTCCGCCTCTTCGAAGCCGCCGCCTGCGGTGCCGCGATTATTTCCGACAACTGGCCTGGCCTCGATTCCTTCTTCACTCCCGGGCGCGAAATCCTTCTCCCCGCGGACCATCGCGATGTGCTGCACTTCATCACCGACCTTAGCGAGGAAGAGATCGAGAGGATTGGCTTGGCCGCCCAGGAACGCGTGCTCGCGGAGCACACCAGTCAGCGCCGCGCACAGCAGTTCGAAGACCAGATCATGAAGGTCCTGGCCGTGCACCGTTCGCCTGCGGTAGCCAGTGAATGTGAGCCACTCGCAAAAGCGCCTTAG
- a CDS encoding CgeB family protein — protein sequence MKIFVFGSSLVSSYWNGAATYYRGIYKNLAALGCEIIFAEPDIYKRQQNRDPGDYSYAKSLVYRTPDDIDWLLRLASDSDLVIKHSGIGAEDALLERRVLDCRSPRTRVAFWDVDAPATLSSVEAEPLNPFRACIPEYDFVFTYGGGPPIVQRYLQLGAKNCHPVYNALEPESHHPADPSSDFACDLVFVGNRLPDRERRVEQFFLRTAELAPECKFILGGEGWGNKELPPNVRWIGHVRTGDHNRVNCSARMVLNINRESMADVGFSPPTRVFEAAGAGACLITDHWKGIETFFEPGNEILVASSADEIVHLLRTTPPKKARAIGQAMRTHALRDHLYAQRAELAMSIFRSSAPQRERHELRQAV from the coding sequence GTGAAGATCTTCGTCTTCGGCTCCAGCCTGGTTTCGTCGTACTGGAACGGTGCGGCGACCTACTACCGCGGCATTTACAAGAACCTCGCGGCGTTGGGTTGCGAAATCATTTTTGCTGAGCCCGACATCTACAAACGCCAGCAGAATCGCGACCCGGGCGACTACAGCTATGCGAAATCTCTGGTCTACCGCACGCCCGACGACATTGATTGGCTCCTGCGCCTCGCCAGCGACTCCGACCTGGTCATCAAGCACAGTGGAATCGGCGCCGAAGATGCGCTGCTCGAGCGCCGCGTCCTCGACTGCCGCTCCCCACGCACCCGCGTTGCCTTCTGGGACGTGGACGCCCCGGCCACGCTGTCTAGTGTCGAAGCCGAGCCGTTGAATCCCTTCCGCGCCTGCATTCCCGAGTACGATTTCGTCTTCACCTACGGTGGCGGCCCGCCTATCGTTCAACGATATCTCCAACTCGGTGCGAAGAATTGCCACCCCGTTTATAACGCACTCGAGCCCGAATCGCACCACCCGGCCGACCCGAGTTCAGATTTCGCTTGCGATCTTGTTTTCGTCGGCAACCGGTTGCCAGATCGCGAACGGCGTGTCGAGCAGTTCTTCCTGCGCACCGCCGAACTCGCGCCGGAATGCAAGTTCATCCTGGGCGGAGAGGGTTGGGGCAACAAGGAGCTACCGCCGAACGTCCGCTGGATCGGCCACGTCCGCACTGGCGACCACAATCGCGTGAATTGCTCCGCGCGCATGGTCCTCAACATCAACCGCGAATCCATGGCTGACGTCGGGTTCTCCCCTCCGACGCGTGTATTCGAAGCAGCCGGCGCCGGCGCATGTCTCATTACCGATCACTGGAAGGGTATCGAAACGTTCTTCGAGCCAGGCAACGAGATCCTGGTCGCATCCAGCGCCGACGAGATCGTCCACCTTCTCCGAACGACGCCACCGAAGAAGGCCCGCGCGATTGGACAAGCGATGCGTACCCACGCCCTGCGTGACCACCTATACGCCCAGCGTGCGGAACTCGCGATGTCGATTTTCAGAAGTTCGGCTCCGCAGAGGGAACGGCACGAACTCCGACAAGCGGTGTAG